From the Pseudomonas syringae KCTC 12500 genome, the window GTGCTCGATAACCAATTGCTGCGCGTCCTCCAGCCCAAGGCTGGCCAGCGCATTGGCCGAGCGCTCACGCGAGCAACTGCAGCGAAAGCAGATGGGCTGTTCGTCGAACAGGCGAACCGGGTCTTCGTGATACAGGCGATGCAGGATGGTCTGGTTGTCCAGCCCGAGCATTTCCTCGGCCGTAAGGGTGTTGGCCAGGGTGATGACGTGCTCCCAGCTGGCGTCGCGTTCTTCCGGATCGGTGATCTGTGCGATGGGCAGCTGTTGCAGCAACAGACCACGGGCGCGGTGACCGTCGGCCTTGAGCCAGAAACGCGTGCCCAGCTGTTCGGACATCACGAAGTAGTTGGAGAGGCTTTCCGACAGGTCGACGCCGTCGAGGGCAACGATGCCCTGATAGCGCTTGCCCTTGTTCGGGTCGATGGTCAATGCCAGCGAGCCATCGGGCATCAGGTCCTGCAGACCTGCGCCTGCTGTGACCAGTGCCTCGTCATAACGGGCGATGCCACGCAGCTCGCGCTCGCTGGAGCACTCGACCATCAGCAACGGCACGGCGC encodes:
- the hslO gene encoding Hsp33 family molecular chaperone HslO — protein: MHDFPNIDFTQRFIFDESDVRGELVALERSYAEVLAKHPYPEPVAQLLGELMAAAALLVGTLKFDGLLILQARSSGAVPLLMVECSSERELRGIARYDEALVTAGAGLQDLMPDGSLALTIDPNKGKRYQGIVALDGVDLSESLSNYFVMSEQLGTRFWLKADGHRARGLLLQQLPIAQITDPEERDASWEHVITLANTLTAEEMLGLDNQTILHRLYHEDPVRLFDEQPICFRCSCSRERSANALASLGLEDAQQLVIEHNGTIEIDCQFCNERYLFDATDVAQLFAGGGVDSPSDTRH